The Blastococcus sp. HT6-4 genome window below encodes:
- a CDS encoding histidine phosphatase family protein translates to MTQRLFLLRHGEVTSHRGDVPVTEEGLQTATEVGRRLARGAEGPIRVISGETRRTRDTAAAVARGAREAGAEVLEDGVAFALRNPDLYLAGVRVDMVSSEEAFAAQIPGFTEADVAKVTFFAEWLTAPDRVGWWVRHPEPPGDDAAAVAARIRTFAGSLADRADDTAFTVAVTHSPVLRACGLEVAGSDIGEPAWLAGLEAEIAADRSVTLRVLTEAP, encoded by the coding sequence ATGACCCAGCGCCTGTTCCTGCTCCGCCACGGTGAGGTCACCTCGCACCGCGGTGACGTCCCCGTGACCGAGGAAGGGCTGCAGACCGCCACCGAGGTGGGCCGGCGGCTCGCCCGCGGTGCCGAGGGGCCGATCCGGGTGATCAGCGGCGAGACCCGCCGCACCCGCGACACGGCGGCCGCGGTGGCGCGGGGTGCACGGGAGGCGGGCGCCGAGGTGCTCGAGGACGGCGTCGCCTTCGCGCTGCGCAACCCCGACCTCTACCTCGCCGGCGTCCGCGTCGACATGGTGAGCAGCGAGGAGGCGTTCGCAGCCCAGATCCCTGGCTTCACCGAAGCCGACGTCGCCAAGGTGACGTTCTTCGCCGAATGGCTCACCGCCCCCGACCGCGTGGGCTGGTGGGTGCGGCACCCCGAGCCGCCCGGGGACGACGCGGCGGCGGTCGCCGCCCGGATCCGCACCTTCGCCGGGAGCCTCGCCGACCGCGCGGACGATACGGCCTTCACCGTGGCCGTCACCCACTCCCCCGTCCTGCGCGCCTGCGGGCTCGAGGTCGCCGGCTCCGACATCGGTGAGCCGGCCTGGCTCGCCGGTCTCGAGGCGGAGATCGCCGCCGACCGCTCGGTGACGCTGCGGGTGCTGACCGAAGCGCCCTGA